The genome window CGACGCATTTTGCTGCTGCTTTGGCTTTGGCTGTTGCTATTCCGGATCCCGTGAGGCACGGCAAGCAGGCCGGATAAAAACCCCGCAGGGGCGGCGCGCAGGAAGCGCGCCGTTTTTCGACGGCACATGGGTGAGCCGGATAAAGGCGAAGCAGTGCTTCGCCCCGGCGAACGGGCTGGCGCCGTGAGGCGCCTGCCCCGGGCTTGGCCGCGGAGCGGACAAGTGCCGCCGAAAAATGTCCGGCCTGCTTGCGCACCCGGAGCGCGCAGCGCGGAGGGCGTGCCACCCGGGTGTGCTTTCTTTGGGTTACTTTGATCAGCCTCCGGCTGCTGTAAAGCCTTCTTTGCACAAGCAAAGAAAAGTGACTCGCGCGCCAAGCGCGAAAGCACTTGATCTTGCCTTTGCATCAACTCAACGCGTCCTGGCAACGAATCAGCAGAAGCGCTACAGCGCCCGATGCTTCGCCTCGCCGAAGAACGGCGTGTGGTGCGCGCAATCGTTCAGCCGCACCACCTCCAGACGCTCCACGTCCGGCCCTTCCAGCAGGTTCAGCGTGGTCGGCGCCTGGCGGAAACTCCACAGCCGCGCGATCGGCAGGCCCAGTATCCGGCACAGGATCACCCGGTTGACCGCATCGTGCGCCACCACCAGCAAGGTGTCGTGTTCGCCCAGCCCCTCGGCGGCGCGGGCCAGGCCGCGCCAGGAACGCTCCAGCACCTGCCGCAGCGACTCGCCGCCCGGCATCAGCACCGTGTCCGGCTCCTCGCGCCAGGCGCGCAGGCGCGCCGGATCCTTCTCGTGGATCTCGCTGGCCAGCAGGCCTTCCCACTCGCCATGGGCGATCTCCTGCAGGTCCGGATCGGTCTGCAGCAGCGCCTCGCGCTCAGGCCCCAGCGCGAAGCGCGCCGTGCGTTGCGCGCGCGCCAGCGGCGAGGCCACGGCGCGGGTCAGCGGCACTTCGCGCAGGCGCGCACCCAGCGCCTGCGCCTGGGCGTCGCCGACCGGCGACAGCGGGATGTCGATCTGGCCCTGGTAGCGGCCTTCGGCGTTCCACGGGGTTTCGCCATGACGGGCGAGCAGAATGCGCATGCGCTGGATTCCTTGGGGGGAAGGGACCGTCTCGCAAACGAAAACGGAGCGGCATGATACCCGCTCCGTCGCCGGAAACCCTGCGCGGCGTCCCCGTGGCGCGCCACCGCGGCGCAGCGTAGCGGACACGCGGGCGGCGGCCGCGACCGCCGCCCGCCGGGCCTGGCTCACTTGGCCAGGTTCAGCTCCTTCAGCAGCCGCGGCGCCGGCGCCACTTCCTGCATGATCCACTGCAGATAGCGCGCGTCGACGGCGATCATCCGGGTCATCGCCGGGTCGAACACCCAGTTCGAACTCACCGACTCCCAGTTGCCGTCGAAGGCCAGGCCGACCAGCTTGCCGTGCGCGTCCATCACCGGCGAGCCGGAGTTGCCGCCGGTGATGTCCAGGTCGGACAGGAAGTTCACCGGCACCGTGCCCAGCCGCTTGTCCTCCAGCCCGCCGTAGCGCTTGGCCCTGGCCGCCTCCAGCAGCGCCTTGGGCGAGTCGAACGGCTCCACGCCGGTGTCCTTGGCGACCACGCCTTCCAGCGTGGTGAACGGGGTGTATTCCACGCCGTCCTTGGGCGAATAGCCCTTGACGTTGCCGAAGGTGATGCGCAACGAGGAGTTGGCGTCCGGATACACGAACTCGCCCTGGCTCTTCTTGTAGTCGGCCACGGCCTGCAGGTAGCGCGGACGCGCCAGCAGCTCCTCGCCTTCGCGGCGCTTCTGGTCCTGCTCGATCTGCAGCAGGGTCGGCATCAGCGCCACCGCGTAGCGCAGCGCCGGGTCGTCGCTGGCCTCGAACGCGGCGCGGTCGGCGTGCAGCCACTTCAGGCGCTGCTCGGTGCTGCCCAGCTGGGTACCGGCCAGGCGCGCCGCGGCGGCCTGCGCATCGGCACCGGCCAACCACTGGTCCAGCGCCGGCAGGCGCTGCGCCTGCGGCAGCTTCAGGTACTGGTCGAACCAGTAGCGCTGCAACTGGCTGTCCATGGACGCGACGTAGCGGCGCTCCATCTGCTTCATCGCGCCCTCGATCTCGGGCAGGTCGCGCTCCTGGTAGCCCGGCTCGCGCGCGGCATCCGGCTTGGCGCGTTCGATCGACAGCCGGTACAGCATGACCGCGCTGCCGAGCGCCCCGGTCCGCTGCATCTGCCGCAGCACCAGGTCGCGATCGCGCGTCGCCTTGGCCTGCTCGCCCAGCGCCAGCAGTTGCGCGTGGGCCTGCAGCGCGGCCTTGCCCTCGCCGCCCTGGCGCTTGAGCCAGTCCAGCACCGCGCGTTCCTCGGCATGCTTCTTGGCCGCCGCGTCGATGCGCTTGAAGCCTTCCAGCTGGCCCTCGTAGTTCTTGGCGACGTTGTTCCAGCTGGCCATGGTCGCCGCGTACTTCACCTGGATGTCCGGGTTCTGCTTGCCGGCCTGCTCGACCAAGGCGATCAGGTCGCGGTACTGGCGCGCGGCGGTGGGATAGCCCCAGTCGGCGGTGGCGTCGAATTCGGAGGCCAGCGCATAGCGGTTGGTGCGGCCCGGGTAGCCGGCGACCATGACGAAATCGCCGGCGCCCAGCGGCTGGTCGGCGAACTTCAGGAAGTGCTTGGGCTGGTACGGCACGTTGTCCTTGGCATAGGCGGCCGGCTTGCCGTCCTTGCCGACATAGGCGCGGTAGAACGAGAAGTCGCCGGTGTGGCGCGGCCACATCCAGTTGTCGACGTCGCCGCCGAACTTGCCGATGCCCGACGGCGGCGCATAGGCCAGGCGCACGTCGCGGATTTCCAGCGTGCGGAACAGGCGGTAGGTGTTGCCGCCGGAGAAGCTGTACAGCGCGCAGCGGTAGCCGGCGTCGGCTTCGCAGGCGGCGACCTGGGCCTTGTCGAAATCCTCCAGCGCCTGCGTGCGCTTGAGCGCATCGTTGCCGGCGGCGGCCATCGCCGCCTTGGCCTGGGCGGTGACGTCGGTGATGCGGTCGAGCACGTAGATGCGCGCGTTGGGACCGGCGCTCAGTTCCGCGCCCTGGCTAGCGGCGCTGAAACCGTCGCGGATCAGGTTCTTCTGCGGGGTCGAGTTGAGCTGGATCGCGCCGTAGGCGCAGTGGTGGTTGGTCACCACCAGGCCCTGCGGCGAGACGAAGCTGGCGGTGCAGCCGCCGAGCGAGACCACCGCGCCCATCGGGTCGCCGGTGAGATCGGCCAGTTGCTGCGGCGACAGCTTCAGGCCGGCCTGCTGCAACGGCCCGGCGATGTCCGGCAACTGCTGCGGGACCCACATGCCCTCGCCGGCATGGGCGGCGGAGGCAGCGGACAGGGCGGCCACGACGGCGATGGCGACAGCCAACGGATTCGAACGCATCGAGCGGTTTCCTTGATGACAGACGTTAGAGTGTAACGGCTGTCACCAAGTGCCCGGACCGTGACCAATGGCACCCTGGGGCGGATCATCCGGCGCCGAGTACGCCGCACACGGCATGGCGGGCGCGCCCTGACCGCGCCGCAACATGGGCGCGCCGGCCGGGCGCTTATACTGCGCGCCCTCTTCCCATCGAATCTGCACCGACATGGCGCAAACAATGAAGGCGCTGGTCAAGCGCGACGCCGCCAAGGGCATCTGGCTGGAACAGGTGCCGGTGCCGGTCCCCGGCCCCAACGACGTGCTGATCAAGCTGGAAAAGACCGCGATCTGCGGCACCGACCTGCACATCTACCTGTGGGACGAGTGGAGCCAGCGCACCATCAAGCCCGGCCTGACCATCGGCCACGAATTCGTCGGCCGCATCGCCCAGCTCGGCTCGGCGGTCACCGGCTACGAGGTCGGCCAGCGCGTGTCGGCCGAAGGCCACATCGTCTGCGGCCACTGCCGCAACTGCCGCGGCGGGCGCCCGCACCTGTGCCCGAACACCGTCGGCATCGGCGTCAACGTCAACGGCGCCTTCGCCGAGTACATGGTGATGCCGGCCTCGAACCTGTGGCCGATCCCCGACCAGATCCCCTCCGAGCTGGCCGCGTTCTTCGATCCCTACGGCAACGCCGCGCACTGCGCGCTGGAGTTCGACGTGATCGGCGAGGACGTGCTGATCACCGGCGCCGGCCCGATCGGCATCATCGCCGCCGGCATCTGCAAGCACATCGGCGCGCGCAACGTGGTGGTCACCGACGTCAACGACTTCCGCCTGAAGCTGGCCGCGGACATGGGCGCCACGCGCGTGGTCAACGTCGCCAACACCTCGCTCAAGGAGGTGATGGCCGACCTGCACATGGAAGGCTTCGACGTGGGCCTGGAGATGAGCGGCAACCCGCGCGCCTTCAACGACATGCTCGACTGCATGTACCACGGCGGCAAGATCGCCATGCTCGGCATCATGCCGCGCGGCGCCGGCGCCGACTGGGACAAGATCATCTTCAAGGGACTGACCGTGCAGGGCATCTACGGCCGCAAGATGTACGAGACCTGGTACAAGATGACCCAGCTGGTGCTGTCCGGCTTCCCGCTGGGCAAGGTGCTGACCCACCAGCTGACCATCGACGAGTTCCAGAAGGGCTTCGACCTGATGGAAGAAGGCAAGGCCGGCAAGGTCGTGCTGAGCTGGTGAGGCGCCCGCCGCGGCAGCGCGGCGGTCCCGGAAGAATACGAAGGGCGCCTTGCGGCGCCCTTCGTCGTTTCATGGCAGCGATGCGATCAGAACGCGATCGTGCCCGAGACCACTACGCGGTGACCGGCCAGGCGCTCGGTGAAGTTCTCCGGCCCCTTGTTGTCGGTGTCGTAGTAGCCCACGCTCAGCGCCAGCGGGCCGACCATCTTGCCCACGCTGACGTTGTAGTCGGTGTAGTCCTGGTAGGCGGTCAGCGCGCTTTCGTAAGTGGTGCGGCCGACGTGCGCGCCGACGCTGAAGCCCTGCGGCAGCGACCAGTTCCCGTCCAGCGCGTAGTAGAAGCTGTCCTTGTCCAGGTTGTACACGTTGTCGGTGTAGGCCACGGTCAGGGTGTAGGTCTTGAGGAACTTGGTCTTGGTGATCAGTTCGTTGTAGTTCAACCGGCCGGCGCCCGGATAGCCGTAGCGGTTGACCATCACATCGAAGTTCCAGTCCGGGGAGAAATCGACGTTGTAGCCGACGAAGCCGTCCGTTTCCCAATCCGGATCGCCGGCGCCGAAGTCGACGTTGGAACCCCAGGCGCCCACGTACAGGCCGAACGGCGAGGTGTAGGTGAGACCGGCCTGGAACGCCGGGCCCTTGTCGGTCTGGGAGACGCCACGGAACACGTAGTCGCTGACCACGCCGTAGGAGCCGGTGATCGGCGAGGCGGGCTCGTCCTGGGCCAGGACGGTGAGCGGCGAAGCGGCCAGTGCGAGGGCCAGGGCGAGAGTGGTCTTGTTCACCGGTCAGTCTCCTGCGGTTGAAGAGGGGTGGGTTGCAGCGACGGGCTTATGTCGCTTTCACGCTTTTTTAACTGTTTTGATCGTGCAGCGCAACAACTTTTCGCCAGGCGCATGCCATGCCCTGACACAACGCCCCTGGATCACGTCACGCACGGACATGGCCGGCGCGCCGACTGCGGCCACGGCTTCGCCAGGCGCGGTCCCAGCCAGCGTCCTGACGGCCAGGCCAGGACCGCTCGGGCAGCCGCTGGCGGCACCGCCGTGCAGGCACGGCAGTGCGCATCGGCGTGGCGCGATGGCGCCTCAGTCGGGCCGGGCAAAGACCCCGTAGCGACGCGCGCGCAGGTGCAGCGGCTGGCCCGGTACATAGTCGGGCACCCCCTCGCCCGCCGGCAGTTCCACCTCCACCTCGTCGTGGCCGTGCGCCAGTTGCGCGCGCAGGCGCAGGCGCGGCCCGCTGCGCTGGATCGACAGCACCGTCGCCGCCCAGCCCTCGCTGCCCGGCGCCAGGTCTTCCGGCCGCACGTACAGCTCGACCGGGCCGCTGGACAGCGCTGTCGACGGTACCGGCAAGGCCAGCCCGCCGATCTGCACGGCGCCGTCGTGCAGGCGCGCCGGCAGCCGGTTCACCGCGCCCACGAAGGCGTACACGAAGGGCGAGGCCGGCTGCTCGTAGACCTGCGCCGGGCTGCCGATCTGCTCGATCCGGCCACGGTTGAGGATCGCCACGCGATCGGCCAGCTCCAGCGCCTCTTCCTGGTCGTGGGTGACGAACACCGTGGTCAGACCGGTGCGTTCGTGCAGGTCGCGCAGCCAGCGCCGCAGGTCGCGGCGGACCTGCGCGTCGAGCGCGCCGAATGGTTCGTCGAGCAGCAGCACGCGCGGCTCGATCGCCAGCGCGCGGGCCAGCGCCACGCGCTGGCGCTGGCCGCCGGACAGTTGCGCCGGGTAGCGCCGCTCCAGCTCGTGCAACTGCACCAGCGCCAGCAGTTCCTGCACCCGCGCACGGATGCGCGCCTCGGTCCAGCGCGCCTCGCGGCGCACGCGCAGGCCGAAGGCGATGTTCTCGTACACGGTCATGTGCTTGAACAAGGCGTAGTGCTGGAACACGAAGCCGACCCGGCGCGCCTGCACCGACAGCGCGGTGGCGTCCTCGCCGTGGATCAGCACGCGTCCGCGATCGGCGTGTTCCAGCCCGGCGATCACCCGCAGCAGCGTGGTCTTGCCGGAGCCGGACGGCCCCAGCAGCGCCAGCAGTTCGCCCTGGCGGATGTCCAGGCCGACGTCGTCGAGCGCGGCGAAATCGCCGAAGCGCTTGTCCAGGTGCTGTACGCGGATGCTCATTGCAACCTCAGTGTCGGTGAGTGGCGGCCAGCGCCGCGCCGTGGCGCCAGTGCAGCCAGGACTTCACGGCCAGCGTCAGCAGCGCGGTCAGCGCCAGCAGGCTGGCGCAGGCGAAGGCGGCGCTGTAGGCGTATTCGTTGTAGAGGATCTCCACATGCAGCGGCAGCGTGTTGGTGCGCCCGCGGATGTGCCCGGACACCACCGACACCGCGCCGAACTCGCCCATCGCCCGCGCACTGCACAACAGCACCCCGTACAGCAGGCCCCAGCGGATGTTGGGCAAGGTCACCCGGCGGAAGGTCTGCCAGCCGCTGGCGCCCAGGCTCAGCGCCGCCAGTTCCTCGTCGTCGCCCTGCTGCTCCATCAGCGGCATCAGCTCGCGGGCGATGAAGGGGAAGGTGACGAAAGTGGTCGCCAGCACGATGCCCGGCAGCGCGAACACGATGCGCGGCAGGCGCAGCACCACCTCGCCCAGCAGCGGCAGGGACAGCCGCACGCCCTCGTCGATCAGCGGCCAGGCCCAGCCGTTGCGGCCGAAGATCAGGATGAACAGCAATCCGGCGACCACCGGCGACACCGAGAACGGCAGATCGATCAGGCTCACCAGCAGGCGCTTGCCGGGGAAGCGATGCTTGCTGACCGCCCAGGCCGCGGCCACGCCGAACACCAGGTTCAACGGCACCACGATCGCCGCGACCAGCAGGGTCAGGCGGATCGCCGCCAGTGCATCCGGATCGGAGATCGCGCGCCAGAACACGTCGGCGCCGCTGCGCAGCGCCTCGACGAACACCAGCAGCAAGGGCAGCAGCAGGAACGCCAGCAGGAAGCCCAGCGCACCGCCGATTAGCAGCCGCCGCACCCAGCGCGGCTCGTCGACCACCGAGGCCTGCACGTGCAACGGCACGGCGGCCGCGCCGGCCTGCCCGGGCACGCGCGTGGCCAGCGCGGAGACCAAGGACGCCATCACGCCACCGCCCTGCCGCGCCGCGCGAACCAGGCCTGCGCCGCGTTGACCAGCAGCAACGACAACAGCGACAGCAGCAGCATCGCCGCGGCGATCGCGCTGGCGCCGCCGTAGTCGAATTCTTCCAGGCGGATGGTGATCAGCAACGGCGCGATCTCGGTGGCGTTGGGCAGGTTGCCGGCGATGAAGATCACCGAGCCGTACTCGCCGACGCCGCGCGCGAAGGCCAGCGCGAACCCGGTCAGCACCGCCGGCCACAGCGTCGGCAGCAGCACCCGGCGCACCGTCTGCCAGCGCCCGGCGCCAAGCGTGGCCGCGGCCTCTTCCAGTTCGCGCTCGGCCTCGGCCAGCACCGGCTGCACGATCCGCACCACGAACGGCAGCCCCACGAACACCAGCGCCACGACGATGCCCAGCGGCGTGTAGGCGACCTTGATCCCGCCCGCACCGCTGCTCTGCATCAGCCCGGCATAGCCGATCAGCAGGCCGCCGACGCCCAGCGCGGCCAGGCTGAGCACCGCGACCGTGCCGAGCAGGCGCTGCAGCGCGCGCAGCGGTGCCGGCAGCAGCGTCTGGCTGCATCGCAACAGCGCGTAACCGGTGGCCGACAGCGCCAGCAGCAGCGCCAGCCGCGGCCACCACCAGGCCAGCGTCGGCAGGCTGGCCGCCAGCGCCTGCGCCGGCTGCTCCAGCCAGCGCCCGATCCAGCCGTTGCTGCCGTACAGCGCGGTCAGGGCGATGCCGGCCACCGCGGTCGGCAGCGCGAACGGCAGGTCGATCATCGCGTCGAACAGGCGCTTGCCGGGAAAGCGATAACGCACGAACACCCAGGCCACCCAGGTGCCCATCAGCGCATTGAACGCGGCCGCGACCAGCGCGGTGCCGAAGCTCAAGCGCAGCGCCGCCAGCACCCGCGGCTCGCTCCACACCCGCCACACGCCTTCCCAGCCCAGCCCGCTGCTCTTGAGCAGCACCGCGAGCAAGGGAATCAGCACCACCAGCCCGAGCCAGGTCAGGGTGATGCCCAGGCTCAGCCCCAGGCCCGGCATCACCCGGCGCTGGCGCGGTGCACGGGGAACGGCGGCGGCGGTCACGGCCATCGCGTCACTTGCTCGCCTGGATCTGGTCGAACAGGCCACCGTCGTCGAAGTGCGTGGCCTGCGCCTTGGCCCAGGAGCCGAACGCCTGATCGATGGTGACCAGCCGCACCTTCGGCAGCCGCGCCAGGTCGGCACGGTCGGCGTATTCGGGATGGCGCGGCCGGTAGTAGTGCCTGGCCGCGATCTTCTGCCCTTCCGGCGAGTACAGGTACTTCAGGTATTCCTCGGCCACCGCGCGGGTGCCGTGCTTGTCCACGTTCTTGTCGACCAGCGCCACCGACGGCTCGGCCAGGATCGACAGCTTCGGCACCACGATCTCGAACTTGTCCTGGCCCAGTTCCTGCTGCGCCAGGAACGCCTCGTTCTCCCAGGCCAGCAGCACGTCGCCGATGCCGCGCTGGACGAAGGTGGTGGTGGCGCCGCGCGCGCCGGTGTCCAGCACCGGCACGTTGCG of Xanthomonas sacchari contains these proteins:
- a CDS encoding ABC transporter permease subunit — its product is MAVTAAAVPRAPRQRRVMPGLGLSLGITLTWLGLVVLIPLLAVLLKSSGLGWEGVWRVWSEPRVLAALRLSFGTALVAAAFNALMGTWVAWVFVRYRFPGKRLFDAMIDLPFALPTAVAGIALTALYGSNGWIGRWLEQPAQALAASLPTLAWWWPRLALLLALSATGYALLRCSQTLLPAPLRALQRLLGTVAVLSLAALGVGGLLIGYAGLMQSSGAGGIKVAYTPLGIVVALVFVGLPFVVRIVQPVLAEAERELEEAAATLGAGRWQTVRRVLLPTLWPAVLTGFALAFARGVGEYGSVIFIAGNLPNATEIAPLLITIRLEEFDYGGASAIAAAMLLLSLLSLLLVNAAQAWFARRGRAVA
- the cysW gene encoding sulfate ABC transporter permease subunit CysW, with amino-acid sequence MASLVSALATRVPGQAGAAAVPLHVQASVVDEPRWVRRLLIGGALGFLLAFLLLPLLLVFVEALRSGADVFWRAISDPDALAAIRLTLLVAAIVVPLNLVFGVAAAWAVSKHRFPGKRLLVSLIDLPFSVSPVVAGLLFILIFGRNGWAWPLIDEGVRLSLPLLGEVVLRLPRIVFALPGIVLATTFVTFPFIARELMPLMEQQGDDEELAALSLGASGWQTFRRVTLPNIRWGLLYGVLLCSARAMGEFGAVSVVSGHIRGRTNTLPLHVEILYNEYAYSAAFACASLLALTALLTLAVKSWLHWRHGAALAATHRH
- a CDS encoding S46 family peptidase, with the protein product MRSNPLAVAIAVVAALSAASAAHAGEGMWVPQQLPDIAGPLQQAGLKLSPQQLADLTGDPMGAVVSLGGCTASFVSPQGLVVTNHHCAYGAIQLNSTPQKNLIRDGFSAASQGAELSAGPNARIYVLDRITDVTAQAKAAMAAAGNDALKRTQALEDFDKAQVAACEADAGYRCALYSFSGGNTYRLFRTLEIRDVRLAYAPPSGIGKFGGDVDNWMWPRHTGDFSFYRAYVGKDGKPAAYAKDNVPYQPKHFLKFADQPLGAGDFVMVAGYPGRTNRYALASEFDATADWGYPTAARQYRDLIALVEQAGKQNPDIQVKYAATMASWNNVAKNYEGQLEGFKRIDAAAKKHAEERAVLDWLKRQGGEGKAALQAHAQLLALGEQAKATRDRDLVLRQMQRTGALGSAVMLYRLSIERAKPDAAREPGYQERDLPEIEGAMKQMERRYVASMDSQLQRYWFDQYLKLPQAQRLPALDQWLAGADAQAAAARLAGTQLGSTEQRLKWLHADRAAFEASDDPALRYAVALMPTLLQIEQDQKRREGEELLARPRYLQAVADYKKSQGEFVYPDANSSLRITFGNVKGYSPKDGVEYTPFTTLEGVVAKDTGVEPFDSPKALLEAARAKRYGGLEDKRLGTVPVNFLSDLDITGGNSGSPVMDAHGKLVGLAFDGNWESVSSNWVFDPAMTRMIAVDARYLQWIMQEVAPAPRLLKELNLAK
- a CDS encoding TorF family putative porin, which encodes MNKTTLALALALAASPLTVLAQDEPASPITGSYGVVSDYVFRGVSQTDKGPAFQAGLTYTSPFGLYVGAWGSNVDFGAGDPDWETDGFVGYNVDFSPDWNFDVMVNRYGYPGAGRLNYNELITKTKFLKTYTLTVAYTDNVYNLDKDSFYYALDGNWSLPQGFSVGAHVGRTTYESALTAYQDYTDYNVSVGKMVGPLALSVGYYDTDNKGPENFTERLAGHRVVVSGTIAF
- the tdh gene encoding L-threonine 3-dehydrogenase; this translates as MAQTMKALVKRDAAKGIWLEQVPVPVPGPNDVLIKLEKTAICGTDLHIYLWDEWSQRTIKPGLTIGHEFVGRIAQLGSAVTGYEVGQRVSAEGHIVCGHCRNCRGGRPHLCPNTVGIGVNVNGAFAEYMVMPASNLWPIPDQIPSELAAFFDPYGNAAHCALEFDVIGEDVLITGAGPIGIIAAGICKHIGARNVVVTDVNDFRLKLAADMGATRVVNVANTSLKEVMADLHMEGFDVGLEMSGNPRAFNDMLDCMYHGGKIAMLGIMPRGAGADWDKIIFKGLTVQGIYGRKMYETWYKMTQLVLSGFPLGKVLTHQLTIDEFQKGFDLMEEGKAGKVVLSW
- a CDS encoding sulfate/molybdate ABC transporter ATP-binding protein, which translates into the protein MSIRVQHLDKRFGDFAALDDVGLDIRQGELLALLGPSGSGKTTLLRVIAGLEHADRGRVLIHGEDATALSVQARRVGFVFQHYALFKHMTVYENIAFGLRVRREARWTEARIRARVQELLALVQLHELERRYPAQLSGGQRQRVALARALAIEPRVLLLDEPFGALDAQVRRDLRRWLRDLHERTGLTTVFVTHDQEEALELADRVAILNRGRIEQIGSPAQVYEQPASPFVYAFVGAVNRLPARLHDGAVQIGGLALPVPSTALSSGPVELYVRPEDLAPGSEGWAATVLSIQRSGPRLRLRAQLAHGHDEVEVELPAGEGVPDYVPGQPLHLRARRYGVFARPD
- a CDS encoding histidine phosphatase family protein; the encoded protein is MRILLARHGETPWNAEGRYQGQIDIPLSPVGDAQAQALGARLREVPLTRAVASPLARAQRTARFALGPEREALLQTDPDLQEIAHGEWEGLLASEIHEKDPARLRAWREEPDTVLMPGGESLRQVLERSWRGLARAAEGLGEHDTLLVVAHDAVNRVILCRILGLPIARLWSFRQAPTTLNLLEGPDVERLEVVRLNDCAHHTPFFGEAKHRAL